A single region of the Thermotoga profunda AZM34c06 genome encodes:
- the glgD gene encoding glucose-1-phosphate adenylyltransferase subunit GlgD, which translates to MRVLGLILAGGQSESLGSLVAKRASAALPVFGKYRAIDFTLSNMVNAGIKKVGVLTQYNPRSLMDHLGSGKEWDLDRKNGGLFLLQPYVSQEGYYWYKGTADAIFQNMTLLRRGEEDYVLIGSGDHIYKIDFSRVFEFHFSSGADITLLIKELDETYNLSQYGIVELSGNRIVEIEEKPQKPKTNIGFLGIYFMNKYLLMELLYNYAAKGETDLLNIVISQLDRLKVCGYLFNGYWRNVKKGIAEYFRINMDGLKKDVREELFYRYGKIYTKLKDLPPPKIGGTAFVRNSIVSDGCIVNGSVENSVLFRGVYVKAGAIVENSVVMQDTVIEEGAVVKNAVLDKEVLIRQEARLVGKDSIAVLEKRAVL; encoded by the coding sequence TTGAGAGTCCTTGGTTTAATACTTGCTGGAGGGCAAAGTGAATCGCTCGGTTCACTTGTTGCAAAACGAGCAAGTGCAGCTTTACCTGTTTTTGGCAAATACCGTGCTATTGATTTCACCTTGAGCAACATGGTTAATGCAGGGATTAAGAAAGTGGGGGTTTTAACCCAATATAACCCACGCAGCTTGATGGATCATCTTGGCTCTGGTAAAGAGTGGGATTTGGATAGGAAGAATGGTGGATTGTTCTTATTACAACCCTATGTCAGCCAAGAAGGGTATTATTGGTACAAAGGAACTGCCGATGCCATATTTCAAAATATGACGTTGCTCAGAAGAGGAGAAGAAGATTACGTTTTAATTGGTTCAGGCGATCACATATATAAAATAGACTTTTCTCGAGTCTTTGAGTTTCATTTTTCAAGTGGAGCTGATATAACTCTATTGATTAAAGAACTCGATGAGACTTATAATTTATCACAGTATGGAATAGTCGAATTGTCTGGGAATCGCATAGTAGAAATTGAAGAAAAACCTCAAAAACCTAAAACGAACATAGGCTTTCTCGGAATTTATTTCATGAACAAGTACCTCCTCATGGAGCTCTTGTACAATTACGCTGCAAAGGGCGAGACAGATCTTTTGAATATTGTGATATCTCAGCTGGATAGACTGAAAGTCTGTGGATATCTTTTCAATGGTTACTGGAGAAACGTGAAGAAGGGAATAGCAGAATATTTTCGTATAAACATGGATGGTTTGAAAAAGGATGTACGTGAAGAACTTTTCTACAGATATGGCAAGATTTATACAAAATTGAAGGATCTACCACCACCAAAGATCGGTGGTACTGCGTTTGTGAGAAATTCTATAGTCTCCGATGGTTGTATCGTCAATGGAAGTGTGGAAAACTCCGTATTGTTCAGAGGTGTTTATGTAAAAGCAGGTGCTATAGTCGAAAATTCCGTTGTCATGCAGGATACTGTTATTGAGGAAGGTGCGGTTGTGAAAAACGCTGTCCTTGACAAAGAAGTTCTCATAAGGCAAGAGGCACGACTCGTTGGCAAAGACTCCATAGCCGTTCTGGAGAAAAGAGCAGTTCTATGA
- a CDS encoding GTPase, whose translation MWYPGHMAKASRVIENLKKYIDLVVELLDVRAPVATRAYSRNPIKAKKSVIVLTKSDLAPDGEVVRWKEFFEKSDEPVFVFNKNTNREKVVEFIAKHVQRNGFVIVVGVPNVGKSTFINKLKGTRSAQVGAMPGITKGLQWFSVADKFRVLDTPGLLLPNLWSVDLAAKLLLVGSLTVDMVPPKVLQRAFEIYAKAVGVTDVDLENYLEKYALEKKMIIKGGQPDKKRALVNFFNSIAQGKIGKFIFEYPQEAIDYQSDRLSTT comes from the coding sequence GTGTGGTATCCAGGACACATGGCAAAAGCTTCGAGAGTTATTGAAAATCTCAAAAAGTACATTGATTTAGTCGTTGAGCTATTGGATGTGAGAGCTCCAGTTGCAACTCGCGCTTATAGCCGGAACCCGATCAAAGCGAAAAAGAGCGTTATAGTCCTCACGAAATCCGATTTGGCTCCAGATGGCGAAGTGGTTCGTTGGAAAGAATTCTTTGAAAAATCAGATGAGCCTGTATTTGTTTTCAATAAAAACACTAATAGAGAGAAAGTTGTCGAATTCATAGCAAAACACGTCCAAAGAAATGGTTTTGTCATAGTCGTAGGGGTTCCAAATGTTGGAAAATCAACCTTCATAAACAAATTGAAAGGGACCAGATCGGCTCAGGTTGGTGCAATGCCTGGTATAACAAAAGGCTTGCAGTGGTTTTCTGTTGCTGATAAATTCAGAGTATTGGATACACCTGGACTACTCCTGCCAAATCTTTGGAGCGTCGATCTGGCTGCTAAACTCTTGTTGGTTGGGAGTCTCACTGTAGATATGGTACCACCAAAGGTTTTACAGAGAGCCTTCGAGATATACGCCAAAGCTGTTGGAGTTACAGATGTGGATTTGGAAAATTATCTTGAAAAATATGCATTGGAAAAAAAGATGATCATCAAGGGAGGTCAACCAGACAAGAAGAGGGCTTTAGTAAACTTCTTTAATTCAATCGCTCAGGGAAAAATCGGAAAATTCATATTTGAATACCCACAGGAGGCGATAGATTATCAAAGCGATCGTCTATCTACCACTTGA
- a CDS encoding tetratricopeptide repeat protein, protein MNQIPIDIVIRGLEAQYGLSKDPYYGSYLAYFYYEKVKISLNNEDLRSAESWLEKASEFGKDYRYDFFKGLIASKLKDYELAEVFLRSSVSKNEKFVLGHYELGNILRAKKELEDAILEYQKAFELDRNFLLPLLRIGDCYMELGEIRQACDFYQTLTQLDPEFSQAYSRLGVACNMLQRYEYAEKSLKKALELEPDDSDTAFNLAHTLSRSGKHFEAMNILKQLADKEPENISFLNEYALTLRRLGFYEQAKQVIDKARQISDDQMIMYNQVLLTFFIDKNGAHSLLNSLSKDYREKIDELVFFLNEWDGSVIIPDFISQKVKMVRSCMSGSSFDIRKLAHFLEDGDRIEALRDGFFPFQDMVVDTVKWLDIIVAIILASSKDPFEMEKNITKTAVAIYGSGIMLAVAIGLIRLFFHVKINEKFDLSGFINDVVPDLQEYHWSFAKRVSRLEEESFSFEDINFNVDKGSDFFIELLKALSTEITEGINNKFFKDIYSIFRMQWR, encoded by the coding sequence ATGAATCAAATACCAATTGATATAGTGATTCGTGGTCTCGAAGCGCAGTATGGATTGTCAAAAGATCCATATTATGGATCTTACCTTGCATATTTCTACTACGAAAAGGTTAAAATTTCACTCAACAACGAGGATTTAAGATCTGCCGAGAGTTGGTTGGAAAAGGCCTCGGAATTTGGTAAGGATTACAGATATGATTTTTTCAAAGGATTGATCGCATCAAAATTAAAAGATTACGAGTTAGCGGAAGTTTTCCTCAGATCAAGCGTATCAAAAAATGAAAAATTCGTGTTGGGACATTATGAACTTGGAAATATCCTCAGGGCGAAGAAGGAACTCGAAGATGCGATCTTAGAATATCAAAAAGCCTTTGAACTGGACAGAAATTTTTTACTTCCTCTTTTGAGAATAGGTGATTGTTATATGGAACTCGGTGAAATACGACAAGCCTGTGATTTCTATCAAACACTGACACAACTCGACCCTGAATTTTCTCAAGCCTACTCGAGATTGGGTGTGGCTTGTAATATGCTTCAAAGATATGAATATGCTGAAAAATCATTGAAAAAGGCACTTGAACTTGAGCCTGATGACTCAGACACTGCATTTAACCTTGCACATACTCTTTCCAGATCAGGAAAACACTTTGAAGCCATGAATATTCTCAAGCAACTCGCTGATAAAGAACCTGAGAACATTTCTTTTTTGAATGAATACGCCTTGACATTGAGACGATTGGGATTTTATGAGCAAGCAAAACAGGTAATAGACAAAGCCAGACAGATCAGCGATGATCAAATGATAATGTACAATCAAGTGTTGTTGACATTTTTTATTGATAAAAACGGAGCTCATTCATTACTCAATAGTCTCTCAAAAGATTACAGAGAAAAAATCGACGAACTGGTCTTTTTCTTAAATGAATGGGATGGTTCTGTGATCATTCCAGATTTCATAAGTCAGAAAGTGAAGATGGTAAGATCCTGTATGAGTGGATCAAGTTTTGATATACGCAAATTAGCACATTTTCTCGAAGATGGAGATAGAATCGAGGCGCTTAGAGATGGATTTTTCCCATTTCAAGATATGGTTGTAGATACTGTAAAGTGGCTTGATATAATCGTAGCAATCATATTGGCGAGCTCGAAAGATCCATTTGAAATGGAGAAGAACATTACAAAAACAGCCGTCGCAATATATGGAAGTGGCATAATGCTTGCCGTTGCTATTGGGTTGATAAGACTCTTTTTCCACGTAAAAATAAACGAGAAATTCGATCTCTCAGGTTTTATAAATGATGTTGTACCAGATCTCCAGGAATATCATTGGAGCTTTGCCAAGAGAGTCTCTCGACTTGAGGAAGAAAGCTTTTCCTTTGAAGACATCAACTTTAATGTTGATAAAGGAAGTGACTTTTTTATAGAGCTTCTAAAGGCACTGTCCACAGAAATCACCGAAGGTATCAACAACAAATTCTTCAAAGATATATATTCAATCTTTCGAATGCAGTGGAGGTGA
- a CDS encoding 2,3-bisphosphoglycerate-independent phosphoglycerate mutase has product MHYDRQQILSEVIQPAQTKIVLLVMDGIGDLPKNGKTPLQTAKTPNLDKLATESDLGQTIPVLMGITPGSGPGHLALFGYDPVKYQIGRGILEALGSNVPVGEKDVVARANFATVKDGIIIDRRAGRPTTEESSKVVEKLSKSIKDIKGVKVTFYPGKEHRFVVKLTGEGLDDKLTDADPQKEGKPILFTEPLRDDAKKTSEIVNELMKKIGEILSDEPKMNFALIRGFSKYPKLPQFPQVYKMKACAIATYPMYKGIAKLVGMDVVETGSTVQDEVNTLKEVWNNYDFFYFHVKKTDSYGEDGDFDSKVHVIEEVDGLIPQLLSLKPDVLVVTGDHSTPTILKSHSWHPVPFMIWSPYTRKGLSKFFDEFECAKGSLGTIYAVDAMSLMLAHALRLEKFGA; this is encoded by the coding sequence ATGCATTACGACAGACAGCAGATTCTAAGTGAAGTTATTCAGCCAGCACAAACCAAGATCGTTTTACTTGTCATGGATGGAATAGGAGATCTACCCAAGAATGGTAAAACACCATTGCAAACAGCTAAGACACCAAATTTGGACAAACTGGCAACTGAATCTGATTTAGGTCAAACGATACCTGTTTTGATGGGTATCACACCTGGTAGTGGACCAGGTCATTTGGCATTGTTTGGTTATGATCCTGTGAAGTATCAGATAGGTAGGGGTATCTTGGAGGCACTTGGTTCAAATGTACCGGTGGGCGAGAAGGACGTAGTCGCACGAGCCAATTTCGCAACTGTTAAAGATGGTATTATTATCGACAGAAGAGCCGGCAGACCAACAACAGAAGAAAGTTCAAAAGTAGTAGAAAAACTCTCTAAATCTATCAAGGATATAAAGGGTGTTAAGGTAACCTTTTATCCCGGTAAAGAACACCGATTCGTTGTTAAGCTAACTGGTGAAGGTCTCGATGATAAACTGACCGATGCCGACCCCCAAAAAGAGGGTAAGCCAATTCTTTTCACAGAACCATTGCGTGATGATGCAAAGAAGACTTCAGAAATAGTCAATGAGCTGATGAAAAAGATTGGTGAAATTCTCTCTGATGAACCAAAGATGAACTTTGCTCTGATCAGAGGTTTTTCAAAATACCCCAAACTCCCTCAATTCCCACAAGTGTATAAAATGAAAGCCTGTGCTATCGCAACCTATCCAATGTACAAAGGCATAGCCAAACTCGTCGGTATGGATGTCGTCGAAACTGGTTCTACAGTTCAAGATGAAGTGAACACACTTAAAGAAGTTTGGAATAACTATGATTTCTTCTATTTCCACGTTAAAAAGACCGATTCTTACGGAGAAGATGGGGATTTTGATTCAAAGGTCCATGTTATTGAAGAGGTTGATGGATTGATTCCACAGCTTCTCTCACTCAAACCAGATGTCCTGGTAGTTACAGGTGATCATTCAACACCAACTATCTTGAAGTCTCACAGTTGGCACCCCGTGCCATTCATGATCTGGTCACCTTATACCAGAAAAGGTTTGAGTAAATTCTTCGATGAATTCGAATGCGCTAAAGGTAGTCTTGGAACCATATATGCCGTAGATGCAATGTCATTGATGCTCGCACATGCTTTGAGACTTGAGAAATTCGGTGCATGA
- a CDS encoding ComEC/Rec2 family competence protein, which produces MKYFWLIALLGLSTGVLLSPVFLIVPLFSVLFFFKGVPIKIYTMCVIIGFLIALPKVGSKKVELVGLVVSKKSNYVIVTNAKIYTTNHWKSLNHQVKIVTKDLNLGEQIYAYGVISSSFSYPHYVLEPTFCAGLTQAVKGFSQILTMLQKMKEQSKEFIQNTLGDLGKIINGLLFSEGEFDRSESIQLRQSGLAHLFAVSGLHVGVIYALSDIVVSFFTYRFFLRRIISCLIALLFAFSTGPTASAFRAAIMLIMWNFFKIVDYPIESFNVLGFVGTINLLIEPYSILSPSFLMSYSATGAILVVQEKIKKSNFLIKNFVVSTAAFIGVAPFLSIFSSLNLLTIAISYPATLLATPIIWIGFLSNILKIINLDKIAQILLLGATPFVYLLKKIVEFSSIFPNLSLGLTGYILFSVLALLLLWHLGHKP; this is translated from the coding sequence ATGAAATATTTCTGGTTGATCGCGCTTTTGGGATTATCGACTGGGGTCTTGCTTTCCCCAGTCTTTTTAATTGTTCCACTTTTCAGTGTGTTGTTTTTTTTCAAAGGGGTTCCGATCAAAATCTACACGATGTGCGTCATCATAGGGTTTTTGATTGCCCTACCAAAAGTTGGTTCAAAAAAGGTGGAACTCGTTGGATTAGTTGTGTCTAAGAAGTCAAATTATGTCATCGTGACCAATGCCAAGATTTATACAACAAACCATTGGAAGAGTTTAAACCATCAAGTGAAGATAGTAACAAAAGATCTCAATCTTGGTGAACAGATATATGCCTATGGTGTTATATCGAGTTCTTTTTCATACCCACATTATGTCCTTGAGCCGACTTTTTGTGCTGGACTTACACAAGCTGTAAAAGGTTTTTCGCAAATTCTCACAATGCTTCAAAAGATGAAAGAACAGAGCAAGGAATTCATTCAAAATACACTTGGGGATCTGGGAAAGATAATAAATGGGTTGTTATTCAGTGAGGGGGAATTCGACAGGTCTGAATCTATACAATTAAGACAAAGTGGTTTAGCACATCTATTTGCCGTCTCGGGTCTTCACGTTGGAGTGATATACGCTCTTTCAGATATAGTAGTGAGCTTCTTCACCTACAGATTTTTTTTGAGAAGGATTATCAGCTGCCTGATAGCACTGCTTTTTGCATTCAGCACAGGTCCAACGGCATCGGCTTTTAGAGCAGCAATTATGTTGATCATGTGGAATTTTTTCAAGATCGTAGATTATCCAATAGAATCTTTCAATGTACTGGGGTTTGTGGGCACAATAAATCTTTTGATTGAGCCATATTCGATTCTATCTCCATCTTTCTTGATGAGCTATTCTGCAACAGGTGCAATATTAGTCGTTCAAGAAAAGATCAAGAAATCAAATTTTCTAATTAAAAATTTTGTTGTATCAACTGCTGCATTTATTGGCGTTGCACCTTTTTTGAGTATCTTCTCATCTTTAAATCTTCTAACCATAGCCATCAGTTATCCAGCAACACTTCTTGCCACACCAATAATTTGGATTGGCTTTCTTTCAAATATTTTAAAAATAATCAATCTGGACAAAATAGCACAAATCTTATTATTGGGTGCAACGCCTTTTGTATATCTTCTTAAAAAGATAGTTGAATTTTCCTCAATCTTCCCAAATTTATCACTTGGATTGACTGGCTATATCCTTTTTTCTGTATTGGCACTTCTCCTACTTTGGCATCTTGGGCACAAACCATAG
- a CDS encoding Fur family transcriptional regulator has protein sequence MYESLRKELRSKKYRMTAQREIVLKIFAESGEKHLGAEDVYRRLIEKRYRISKATVYRTVELLSKLGFLRRLEFGEGVYRYELATPESETLHQHVICKTCGELIEIDEKTVKDLVKSVETKTGYLINDYDIKFYGLCPRCQSRRSANTEKRI, from the coding sequence ATCTACGAGTCTTTGAGAAAAGAACTTCGCTCAAAAAAGTATAGGATGACCGCCCAAAGAGAGATCGTTTTGAAAATCTTTGCTGAATCTGGAGAAAAACATCTTGGTGCTGAAGATGTTTACAGAAGATTGATTGAAAAGAGGTACAGAATCAGCAAAGCAACAGTATACAGGACAGTAGAATTACTCTCAAAACTCGGTTTTCTGAGAAGATTGGAGTTTGGTGAAGGTGTTTATAGGTACGAGTTGGCAACTCCTGAATCAGAGACACTTCATCAACATGTGATCTGTAAGACATGCGGTGAGCTCATAGAGATAGACGAGAAAACAGTAAAGGATTTGGTAAAAAGCGTTGAAACAAAAACAGGATATTTGATAAACGATTACGACATAAAATTCTATGGTTTGTGCCCAAGATGCCAAAGTAGGAGAAGTGCCAATACAGAAAAAAGGATATAG
- the nusA gene encoding transcription termination factor NusA, whose product MNLGLLDALDQLEEEKGISKDEIIQILEKALVSAYKKNFGTAKNVDVKIDRMTGDIQLFQVFDVVQDVQDQLTQISLEEAKKIDPLVDIGKKVYKKMSVKNFGRIAAQTAKQVLIQRIRELEKERQYEHYSGLAGSVITAEVIRVTSDWADIRIGKIETRLPKKEWIGNETIKPGDLIKVYVENVLKDKKGPKIIVSRAAPEFVSGLLRLEVPEVENGIVQIKAIAREPGVRTKIAVISTNPQVDPVGACIGEGGSRIVAILRELKGEKVDIFRWSEDPRQLIANALAPASATNVEILDFERKAARVLVPPTQLSLAIGKGGQNARLAAKLTGWKIDIKPVMNL is encoded by the coding sequence ATGAACCTCGGTCTTTTGGATGCACTTGATCAACTCGAAGAAGAAAAAGGTATATCAAAAGATGAGATTATACAAATACTCGAAAAAGCCCTTGTGAGCGCCTATAAAAAAAATTTCGGTACGGCGAAAAATGTCGATGTGAAGATAGACCGAATGACTGGTGATATACAGCTTTTCCAGGTTTTTGACGTGGTCCAAGACGTTCAGGATCAATTAACGCAGATTAGTTTAGAAGAAGCCAAGAAGATCGATCCATTAGTTGATATCGGAAAGAAAGTTTACAAGAAAATGAGTGTGAAGAATTTTGGCAGAATAGCGGCACAAACCGCAAAACAAGTGTTGATACAGAGAATACGTGAGCTCGAAAAAGAAAGACAGTACGAACATTACTCAGGTCTCGCTGGGAGCGTTATAACTGCCGAGGTCATAAGAGTCACTTCTGATTGGGCAGATATTAGGATTGGAAAAATAGAAACCAGATTACCTAAGAAGGAATGGATAGGTAACGAAACGATAAAGCCAGGAGATTTGATAAAGGTCTATGTTGAAAACGTCCTCAAAGACAAGAAGGGTCCCAAGATTATTGTGAGCAGAGCAGCACCGGAATTCGTTTCGGGTTTGTTAAGACTTGAAGTTCCAGAGGTTGAAAATGGTATAGTACAGATTAAGGCTATTGCGAGAGAACCCGGTGTTAGGACCAAAATAGCAGTTATATCGACGAATCCTCAAGTTGACCCGGTTGGTGCATGTATTGGTGAAGGAGGAAGTCGCATAGTAGCAATACTTAGGGAATTAAAAGGGGAAAAAGTCGATATCTTCAGATGGTCTGAGGACCCAAGACAATTGATAGCCAATGCACTTGCACCTGCTTCTGCAACAAATGTTGAAATATTGGATTTCGAGAGAAAGGCCGCGCGTGTTTTGGTACCACCTACTCAGCTCTCGCTTGCAATAGGTAAAGGTGGCCAAAATGCCAGACTCGCTGCTAAGCTGACAGGTTGGAAGATAGATATCAAACCTGTGATGAATCTGTGA
- the rimP gene encoding ribosome maturation factor RimP — translation MQEVIEKLKPVVVDILKNLGLELFDLSFKREKGNWVLRVVIDDPNGYVGIKQCEKVSNELGQYLDVNNLIEHSYVLEVSSPGLDRPMRGVQDYKRFVGRLAKFWLIDGRFIMGHIRHADEVKVVVETESGMVDFSPEQVNKSKLEVEF, via the coding sequence ATGCAAGAGGTCATTGAAAAATTGAAGCCTGTTGTTGTTGACATATTGAAAAACCTCGGACTCGAATTATTTGATCTTTCATTTAAACGTGAAAAGGGTAATTGGGTCTTGAGAGTTGTGATCGATGATCCAAACGGATATGTTGGTATCAAACAGTGTGAAAAGGTTTCAAACGAATTGGGTCAATATCTTGACGTGAACAATCTCATTGAGCATAGCTACGTTCTTGAGGTATCTTCTCCGGGGCTTGATAGACCCATGAGAGGTGTTCAAGATTACAAAAGATTTGTCGGAAGACTGGCGAAATTTTGGCTCATAGATGGTCGGTTCATAATGGGACACATAAGACACGCCGATGAAGTGAAAGTTGTAGTTGAAACAGAGTCAGGAATGGTAGACTTTTCACCCGAGCAGGTGAATAAAAGTAAACTCGAGGTTGAATTTTAA
- a CDS encoding HupA family protein, which produces MVNVAEFQRQGVLSPELPSLPTTILKDWGYTLPQQTTGQQTQPSGTSTGTIVNLSGNFSGTYRNSATGQQGTIEFNIQQSANRLQGEVYIDDSDYGEFTGTISGNTVKITATVMSTYYQTQYVLTYSQSPKGDGIL; this is translated from the coding sequence GTGGTCAATGTAGCAGAATTTCAAAGACAAGGAGTTCTTTCTCCTGAATTACCTTCTCTACCAACGACGATTCTGAAAGACTGGGGTTATACACTACCGCAGCAAACTACTGGTCAACAGACTCAACCAAGTGGTACTTCAACAGGAACAATCGTGAATCTTTCGGGTAATTTCTCAGGGACTTACAGAAATTCTGCAACAGGGCAACAAGGTACTATTGAGTTCAACATCCAGCAGTCTGCCAATAGATTGCAAGGTGAGGTCTATATTGATGACTCTGATTATGGTGAATTCACTGGTACCATTTCTGGGAATACTGTAAAGATTACCGCAACTGTGATGTCGACATACTATCAAACACAGTATGTTTTGACCTACTCCCAATCCCCTAAAGGAGATGGGATTCTTTAA